The genomic window CCTCGGACGTCGCGAGGAGGGCCCGCCTCCATGCCCCGCCGGGCCGCGATGCCGCGAACGGGCCCGGCGGGAATGATTATGCATGCTCGGAATCCTGTGCTATGCTCGCTTCCCGGGTCGGGTCGGACCTCGGGGACGACACCCCGCCGCGAAATCGTGGCGCGGGCTCGCCGGCGATCACGGCGTGGAGGGACTCATCAATCGCGTCCGCAGGCGCGGGTTCACCCTGATCGAGCTCCTGGTGGTGATCGCGATCATCGCCGTGCTGATGGCCCTGCTGCTGCCCGCCGTGCAGTCGGTGCGCGAGGCGGCGCGGCGGATCCAGTGCGTCAACAACCTCAAGCAGATCGGCCTGGCCGTCCACAACTATCACGAGGCGCTCGGCTCCTTCCCGCCCGGCCAGCTCCTGTACATGAACTGGCAGGACCTGTCCGCCCATATCTTCCTGCTCCCGTTCATGGAGCAGCAGCCGCTGTACAACGCCTTCAACCTCGCCGACGTCTACCCGCTCACCGGGCTGGGGCCCGTGCTGCCCTACTACGAGCCGAACACGACCGCGGCCCGCACGCAGGTCGCCGGCCTCCTCTGCCCGTCGGAGGTCAACCGGCTCACCAACCCCGAGGCGCACGCGAATTACTGCGGCAACAGCGGATCGACGCCCGAATCCCCCGACGTGATCACGTGGGCCAACGGCCCCTTCGTCGCGGCCCGGCCGGCCGACTACCGCGGCTGCCGGGTCTTCCGGTTCGCGAACGTCCGGGACGGCCTGAGCACGACCGCCTGCTTCAGCGAGAAGGCGCTGGGGATCGGCATGATGAACCAGTACGACCCGATGGCGCCGAGCACGGCGATCCTCCAGGTCGGGGGCCCGGGAGATCTCGGGGACACGGCCGCCTATTACCAGATGTGCCGATCCGCCGATCCGAACACGGCGCCGCTGGTCCCCAACGCCCTGGCGGCCGGCATGTACTGGATGTTCGGCTACCTCTCCGAGACCCGGTACACCCACATCATGACCCCGAACCTCCAGAACTGCGAGGTGGGCGGCCCCTGGGACGGCGAGCGCGGGGCCACCACGGCCAGCAGCCGGCATCCCGGCGCGGTCAACGTGCTGATGTGCGACGGCTCGGTGGTGGGGGTCAAGAACTCGATCGCACCGGCCACGTGGTGGGCGCTGGGGACGATGGCGGGGGGCGAGGTCATCTCCGCGAACTCCTACTGAGGCGACGGCGCCCCCGGCGCGACCGGAGGGGCAACGGGATGAGGTTCCCGGGATGGCGGGGCGCGGGAGCCCGGCGGCCTTGCTGGGGATGTGGTGCGGCCTCGCGGCCGGTTGCGGCAACGGCACTCCCGGTGCCGAATCGTCGCGGGCCGAGGCCGTCGTGACCGGTCGCGTCGACAGCCCGGGGAAGCCGATCGACCGGGGGACGGTCGTCTTCGACCCGTCGAACATCAATCGGCCCGGGGAGCCGGCGCGCACGGCCCCGATCGGCCGGGACGGGACATACCGGATCACGACCCGGATCGGCGAGGACCGGGTGGCGGTCGCGATCCCCGGCCGACGCGTGAAGGACGACGCCGCCCGGGTCCAGCAGGTCTTCGACGTGAAGGCCGGGCAGGAGAACGTCTTCCAGGTCACCGTGCCCTGATCGCCCCCGCGGCCGGGGCGGCGGGCTGGATGGGCGAGGCGCGGCGGCGGCACGCCCGATCGTCCCGGATGGCCGGGCCCGGGGCGTCGAATTTGTCGCTCAAGGGGGACGTGTCGAATCACCGCGAGCCCCTGGCGATCCGATGTTCAGTCGTCGACAACGGCGCCGCCCGCCGGTAGCCTCTGGGGGTTCACGTCGGGAAGTTCGGCGAGCTGACCCTTCACCTGGGACGGAGGAGACGAAGATGCTGAGAGCCATGCGCCCCGCCGCGGCCTCGCTCGTTGCCCTGGCCGCCTGCGCCGGGGCCGCCCTGGCCGGCGACCTGACCGAGGGACTGAAGGCGGGCACGCCGGACCTGAAATCGGCCGGCGCGCTGGCGTTC from Aquisphaera giovannonii includes these protein-coding regions:
- a CDS encoding DUF1559 domain-containing protein: MEGLINRVRRRGFTLIELLVVIAIIAVLMALLLPAVQSVREAARRIQCVNNLKQIGLAVHNYHEALGSFPPGQLLYMNWQDLSAHIFLLPFMEQQPLYNAFNLADVYPLTGLGPVLPYYEPNTTAARTQVAGLLCPSEVNRLTNPEAHANYCGNSGSTPESPDVITWANGPFVAARPADYRGCRVFRFANVRDGLSTTACFSEKALGIGMMNQYDPMAPSTAILQVGGPGDLGDTAAYYQMCRSADPNTAPLVPNALAAGMYWMFGYLSETRYTHIMTPNLQNCEVGGPWDGERGATTASSRHPGAVNVLMCDGSVVGVKNSIAPATWWALGTMAGGEVISANSY